In Juglans regia cultivar Chandler chromosome 13, Walnut 2.0, whole genome shotgun sequence, the DNA window ATATCAAGTGTTTGATACAATATCCAGGAGAAAATGTAATGAattcattctctatttttcatATCTCCTTTCGTGAATTTACAATCTATATATAGACAAGTATTGCTGCTGACAGAATTGCATAAGATTATTTGACACGGCCTATCCTATATTTACAATTCTAGAAGATTCACTATTTCTCTGTTGTGTATGTGAGGTGTCTGCTTTGAGAGTTTAGTCTCTGCTGTGCTTCCATGTTCTGCTGTGCATGCGTGATATCTGTTGTGGTTGCTATGATGTTTTTGCTTTGTGCACGATTGTGGGCCTCTGTCTTGACAGATTTAATTTGgcccttctcttcttccttaaTACACGTCATATTTTGGACACCAACTTGTTTCGAGCAGCGTTGTGAGCATCGTTCATGTAGTCTTGTGGTGAGTTTTGGGCAAGAGAAGGGGGAACCATTGCTAAGCCCATAAGACAaataagaaggaaagaaaatttgGACAAACCCATGTTTGTAATTTCGTGTTGAAGGTAAGGTAAAATCCTAGGCGCTAGCTGCATGGATGAGAAGTGTGCCATTAATACATGAGTGGCTATATATAAGGAGAAATTATGAATTTTCTATTAACTACGTACTTTATATAAGTTACGGCCAATTGTCGCCATTTTAAGCAACTTAAAGTTACAAACTTCCCCCTTGGACATGCATTAACACTGTGCGTTCAGTTCCAGATAAGTTTTAATTAGAATGGAGAAAACTAGAGATCGATGAAGGCCGGACTCCTTTTCCAAAATGagactctttttaaaaaaattgtctaaaatAGAACGACTAATTAAGCTGGGTGACACAAATTACGGCCCCTTTGGATCTccgtattataaattattctcTCCAATATTTTTGCCGGCGAGTTCTTCGTATTACTTCAATATGTAATGctcaaacaatttaatttttctattaaaaaatttttaaaattatttaatctcattttaaaactCTTAACACAGCCCTAAACAGGTCCTAAgtctgaaaaataataaaacccgAGGAGCAAAACATCATTCACAAAATTATCCAAAGAAACCCGCCTTGATCTCATGAAACATGGCTGTTTGACCAGGGAAGAAGTGGCTTTACCTGGGTCGGATCTCATGGTAGTTTGGACACTGTAGCCACGCTCAAGAAGCCTTATGATCAGCCAAGATCCTATGTATCCTGTACCTCCTGTCTAAAATAGAGGATTACAAATTATTCTCTCCAATATTTTTGCCGGAAGATCGAGTTCCTGCTTTTTTTATCATGTGCCAATGAATTTGATGACCGTTTTAACGCGCGCCTTCCAATAGGCCCGTGATCACGCACGATGTAGATTGAATATTTCTTCTCGATCAGGATACATTGGGCCATATGTAGCACATTTAATATAGTCATCCTTCCACATAATTTAAGGAATTAAATTATCACAACGCTCcaactaaatttttttctatgtttGACCAAAACACATATAAATCTCTATGTCCTACAATATTCTCTCAAGAGTatatagatgaaataaattatccAAGACAATGAACCTACGTATGTACAATTAAGGGccataaattatgttaaaatcctacatatataatttgtgtTACGTACCCTGCGCACgtattcatcaaaccatacaTGCATATGCTCTAATTAGTGGAACAAAAAAATATGGCTTCAAGTGACAGGGCAGGGCTGTAATTCATGTCAATAACACGTACATGCATGTTTTCAAGTAGTACAGAGTTACAAATTAAATAGAGAAAGGGATGCCATGCATGATTGTGAATTCAATCACTGTTCGTGCATTTTTCAGTCAAGGGGAGATCAATGCCAACAATATGGTCGGATGAGCCTGATCTCATTTCTCGCTTACTGTTTGAACtcttaattttgtgaataagaaAATCGTCGCCGGACTTCACTGGGTCCCAAAGGACCTAGCCGGACACTCCAGTCATGATTAAGTTATCGACCACTCTTTTCTTATCTCTAGTGAAATTCAGGAGAGAGTGAGTGAAAGCATTTTATTTCCTTCGTCTCTATCCTCTTTCCATCTTATAGAGTGACCTTTTATAAGATTTTCAGAGTACATGATAGATGCttatcatgtcatgtcatgattGGTTAGACATAGTTAggatcactacaagaaaattacaaaaaaaaaaaaaaaaaggttaaaattaGAACGTCTGATCTAATGAAAATAGACAAATATTACAtgcttcaagtttttttttttattatataataaaaaattttggggCCACAATTTAATTAAGCTTTTATTtaagaagaatttaattttttattggggttatatatattttttaattttaaaaaagaactaaatatttataaattatcaagTTTTCTGAACAAAACAATTACTAACCATATTTTGGGTATATAAGTACTTGAACGggttaattattttaaacattttgttaagtttttttttttagatcatGAAGGAAAAATGGTTAATTTGCCTCGATCTGCTCTCTTGAATCCGGCGGTGATATTTTAATCCTATGTATAGATccttaatctatatatatatatatatatatatatatattctcctcGATCGACGAAATCAGTTGATTgaggcagctagctagctagacgtattcggttttaacttttaaggacCAAAGAAAGGCATGCAACAAGTCATGAATAGAAAGGGAAAAAGCCAGATCATAGGCTGCACAAtacaaaaagaatgaaattaaaTATGGGATCCATTTTAATGGTGATCATCAAGTGAGCATGCATTGAGAGCATCCCATTGGGTTCTCTAAAACTacttttttcctataatttgaaaatttttttaggATTACTCTCAAAACCTCCCTCCATCCggattcttattttaaaaaaaagatttagggAATGAATGGTGGTTTCTCATATTTGGAAAACTACTATTCATtccctaaatcatttttatcaatattttattcattttaattaaattaattattcttccAATCGTCTACACTTTCtttcatactcatatttattgtagttttaaataatagttttaaatataatttaaataactacaaaaatataaaaaaataataattttaaaaatattaaaaataatttaaatttttatttaaaatattcactagagtaataattcaaaacataaaaaaaaatattgagtagttaaatttgtaaatgaaagtgagagaaaaaaataataaagaaagaatagagaaatattattttaatggaaTAGGGAATGGATatggaatgagatgtagaaggtttttgaaagatgaataaaatttaaaaattttttttaggaaatatactttttagctaaattataaggaatttTATAGGGAATTCAATGTGAATGCTTTGAGGctacagtactatatatatatatgtatatatatctatttattttctcattcttttatttGCTGAAAAATGTTGGCCGGCCGGCAGAGTTTCGTAATATTCTTTGCCCTTACTCTTTGCATGGTGCCTGGGACTTGTACTGAACCTAcaatacaaattaagaaaacgtacgtatatgatcaattattgatatgctgaGAATTACTGAcatatgattaattattaatatgttgaaaattatataattaaaaaaaaaacctgaaaataagtattaatttaatatacgtaaaattgtaagtacatCCAGTAATATTACACTACTCACCGATCGAGTAAATCAGAGAGCCGGATATATAGTATGTAGCAATATGAAAGTTAAGTAATATGTGCTTACAATTTTACAATAATTTCAAACTCTTTCCATTTAATTTCCTGGaaaacttatttctttttttacgtgcctatactacaagaaaaatgagtttttgtgacCAACTTATTGCAACCAAAAGACTATTCGCAACcaattttagttgtaaataatcatttcgctgaaattaactggtcacaaataaacagtttccTTATAACTAGCTATGAATTTCGTGACCGTGGCCTTCCAATTATAGGCCCCGGCCCATACATCATCACGCTGTAGATAATTGATTGATCTCTAGATTTTCCCTGAAGTCATAAAGTCAGATCAAGAGCTAgggaagaacatatatatatatatatatatatatatgagagagtTTTGAAAGTGTAAAATTGAgatttacaccctccaataagAGAGAGACACATCAATAATCTCAAGAGATATACGGTAGACCCAATAACACGAACGCTATTCTCAGGAAACCCTTTCTCTGCAAAATGCAGCAAACGTCTCTCTCCACACTCTCAACAAAATCTTTCGCAAAAGCTCTCTTTCTCCTAAATCCGATTCTATGTCAGTCTCTCAcctcaatatatgaataatagatGAATGTTaatgtaaaaagaaagaaatataagatatttaactacattttcttcaatagtactatttttcttaaaaaaatagaactttttttttttctaccttCAAAGCTCCAAGATTGGGTTTGACATCGTCACCAATAACGACAACTTATGgggtaatatttaattattatcataagCTGGGATGTTTCTAGGCAACTCATGGTAGgtagaaaggagagagagcGAACAAGCTAgacttttgagagagagagagagagagagaggttggcTTCTCCCTCTATGaatttgaggagagagagagagctgatctTAAGAACAATGGAGGAGGAAAGAGATTGGGAGGGGGACGGAAAGGGAGGGGAGATCAGATTTTTGCGAGAGGATACAGATTCTCATGATCACGAGTCCCTGCATATTGGTTTCTCGTATGTAATGCAAAGAAAAGCTAATTTCGTACTGCAGGATGGTAGAGCCAGCATGAATGAGTGGTACTATATATAGGGAAATTATAAATGCTTGGGGCAATATGCAAATGATCATATATAGTAGTACTTTGTGGAAATTATGTCATGGGTTTTGGAAGAGTTAATGATCTTTAGTAGAATGTTCAAACGTGGGAAGCGTAAATTAACTTTGGTGGAACTAAAGAGACCAAAACACCACTTGCATGCAGtaccatatataataattaatgatgatattaagttttatatatatatatatatatatatttcatatatatataatgcgtATTGTATGTACCATCTACATATGATTcgaaaaatacaattatacacATAAtctgagaggaaaaaaaaatgctatcaTGAGTTATCGTATATTAATATCAATTTTGGGATTATATATGACACGCGTTTATAAGAATCAAAGACAGGCCGGTAAGTGTTTTGTTATCTCTAGCTAGCAGAAAACTAACATGTTTAGCTAGCTTTAATTACAAGAAAAgtgttaaaagaaattaataaacaaaataaaagaaaatagacatgAAATATTCtataagataataaaagaaaaaggttgaAAGAACTCTAATGAAAATAGACATGAAATATTATATGCTAGCTTcaagtattttcataattatataataaaaatttttaggTACacaatttaagtttttaagaaaaattcaagtttttttaatttttttactcgggttatatattttttattttttaaaaaaaaaacctaaatatatataaattttcaagttttcttataaacaaaacatgaaTTACTCATAACCATATTTTGGTTTTGCCCATGCTCCCTTGAATCCGCCGATAGATTTGGAtggtaagatgagaatttttttgttttagataaaagtttaaaatattactttttaatattattattgttttgaaatttgaaaaagttgaattgagatttgaaaaagttgacttgtttattataatttgtgtggaaatttgaaaaaattgtaatgatgaaatgagatgagatgaaaattttatatttcatcctACTTGCCAAACCTACTAACATGGTAAATGTTTTCTGATCTCTAGCTAGCAGAAAACTAACATGTTTAGCTAGCTTTAATTACAAGAAAAGtgttaaaagaaattaactctaGGAAAATCATGGCAAAGTGTCTTTTACTCATGTAGAAAAGATATTCtataagataataaaagaaaaaaagtttgaaagaaCTCTAATGAAAATAGACAAATATTATATGCTAGCTTcaagtattttcataattatataataaaaatttgtagGTACACAATTTAAGTTTCTAAgaaaaagtcaatttttttaaatttttattggggttatatattttttatttaaaaaaaaaacctaaatatatataaattctcaaGCTTTCttataaacaaaacatgaaTTACTCATAACCATATTTTAGTTTTGCCTATGCTCCCTTGAAACCACCGGCAAATTTGGATAGTGCGAAGAGAATTTTTGATTTTAGAtgtaagtttaaaatattattttttaatattattattattttaaaatttaaaaagtaggtttggcaagtgggataagatacaaaattttcatctcatcttatcattataatttttttaaatttttacataaaatataataaacaatttaatttttttcaaataccaattaaattttttcaaattttaaaataataataatattaaaaaataatattttaaatttatatctaaaattaaaattttttatttcactatccaaacctaccgGCGGATCCAAGGGAGCAGAGGCAAAACCAAAATATGGTCATGAGTAattcatattttgtttataagaCCGGAGTGGGAAATATTGACTCGAATTGGTAGAAGTCTACGCCTTTAATTATCCTGTAAGAAAACTTATAATTCGAGTCAATATTCCTACTCCGGTCTATCACTAGCGGCCAATTATTAAGTACCGTATTGATCATGTTAATGTTATTGTTATTCAAAATATGCAAGCAATTAATTAGATATATGTCCATATGTGGCCAAAAAATCAATGCACGGGCTTtgtcgtttatttttatagatgagatgatttaagataaaaattaaaaattaaataaaatattattaagatatatttttttaataatatttttatttaaaaatttaaaaaatttattttattttattatataaaaattaaaaaaaattataataattaaattcagcaagataagataagaatgATGGTAAAACAAGAGGCTTAGTCCATGGTGGGACTTGGGAGTCGTACCTGATCTGTAATTCATGACCACCGTAAGTTAAGACTgcgtttaaatgttaaattgaattgaattaagatgataaaatattgttagactattattttttaatattattattattttaagatttgaaaaagttaaattatttattatattttatcttgaaatttaaaaaaaattataattatgaattgaaATAGATTAAAAGGAGTTTAGCAATCAAACGTACCGCGATTGCGATCAAACACGCGCGTGCGTGAACTCGGGTGGTCCTAATTATGGTGATAGATCTAACATATATCGCATTGAACAGTACTACTGGTCATGACCTGACGATCACGGCTATCtcgatgcatgcatgatgccgTGATCATGAATTAACTTAATTTGTGggtagaaaaattaattaaaactcgTGACAGCATGTTATATCGAAGGCAACAATTGATTGCATGGAAAGCTGGGAAAAAACCTGCACAATACAAAAAGAATGAAATCTGCATGGGATCCATTTTTAATGGTGGTCGAGTGAGCATGCATTGAGGCAGTCTTGTGCatgatgaattaattaattggccTGCACGGGACAAGAGATCAGATATTGGACAAAAAAGGTGAAAATCGAATGCCATTTCGATTATCGATGGGGATTCTGTTTTCTGGATCGAATGCAATGGATTttatatagagtaatgttactgTATCGCTTCATTTTGtctctttattttgattattcgtgtatttatttttttttcttttacttagtGTTTAAataagtgactattagtatattgatatatttttttaattttaaaaaatatataaatatgttaaaaaaatataaaaataaaaagaagaaaaaaataaaaagtgaaatgtGTACTAATGAGCACGCCCAATGGTCAAAGTTGGGCGGCACACTAGCACTACCCTTCTATATACGTGGGTGTGTACCACTAGCACTACCCTTCTATATGTGTGAGTACGTACGCACGTATTTAGGACTAATTACCAGGGTCGACCATATCCTACTACTCTAgcatgcaattatatatatatatatatatatatatatacacacacacacacacatactagCAGTAGTTTAACGtgaaaagcacgtttgccatatTTGCCTagttggaaggaaaaataaaatttttgaaaataatgtgtCCAAACAACAAACAAAGTATCACTccttagagcattcacaatGATTTCTtcatcttatcttttaaaatacatcacaaaaACTTATTACTCTTTCTATTTcacatactgacttttacaatatatcatacatcagcttatctattttttctttatatcatttaaatattatactttttaatattttttattcatttcaaatattttctctaactattaACGATATACTCATATCttatgatatttacaatatctctctatatacaatgctatataattatattctattttaaactaattcaaatttataagctaaaccaaaatataaattgattaaaaaaagattatatttatgaaaatattctcaaagtATATTATGAAAGCATGAAAGATAATACACAAAATAACCCTTCTACCGTATATCCACCCTTTCGTccgaataagaaaaaaaactagtcATAGAATGTAGCTACACTCGAAGATGcatgatgattattattatttattattattattattattttttatagtgatgCCATGAAATGTTGAGATTATGCCATCAAATGAGAGAGAAGGgctaaaatgaaaatatgataacTTTCGAGTAGTGGGAAAAGAAACTTAGAGGAGagggaaattaatttaaaatattttaaagttgtgAACAATAGTCTCTACATCTAGCGGGATTAATGTAGCgaaatgtataataaaaatgaaatacaaaatCCATTAGAATGGACTTTTGAGtaactttctttatattttataaaaaattgtattttacaaAAGCCATTGTGAATGCTCTTACATGCGACACAAAATCTTGAGCAATTAAGTTAGTTGTAAGTTCACAATCAATAGGATTGAAAGATTACATAAGATTGATTAGTAAATAGCCTAATGCATAATAGCATAAAACCTAATATAAGCAAGCATTTATGGATTTCCATATTTCTCTATAATATAAGCAAGCATTTATGGATTTCCTTAATTCTCTATTTTAACTGGAAGAGTTTTTTCTAACCGTAATATCTCCAAACATTTCCTTTGGATTGATCATGATCACATGTTAAAGCTTTACATGGAAGTTTCAGCTTTACAAATTAACTATATTTGACAGTAGAtatcaatgcatgcatgtcatgttacCTCTCCAACCATGCAGAAGATATAGTGAGGTCGTACGAAGCAAATCCACCCTCATTCTTTCTGCATTTTcaagaataagaaaatatactcaaattaattaagtttcttaatataatagattaaaaaaataatagatttttttaatagatttctTACCGTATCAGATGGCCTGGTGGTTATCCCCTTAAAAAGGGGCTCAATGGCCATTATCCAAGAAGCAAGCTTTAATTATCCGGTTATTCACCTGATCATTGAGCGGGCCACTAACTACGTACTCTTATCCCCAACAATTACCATTAATAATCGAACTTCATGAAATGCATATTGGGAAATATACTTGGAATGTGATAAATCAATGATCAACACGATCCATATAAAGgtgatcaattaaaaaaatataatggctttattatatatgtctGTCATTCTCTTCCACAAGAACAAGAAAGTAAAAATACGATCTAGCTAGGAACTAAGCAATTTGTGgcgtataaattaattaagttgtcGCAATATGCAGCATGTATAGTTGGGAAGAAGCCAAACGTACTTGCGccctcaaaaagaaaaaaagaagccaAAAGTGCGGGAAAAAACAGGCAGCCCATGCAAACGAAGTCGACGAATGAGTAGTACCTGAtcctcatatataatattacttcaCGAGTTTCACTTTATTTATTCAGAGTTTGATGCCAATATTACTTGAGTAGCTTATTTAAGGTCACCCTCTAAAAACTcgtagatgcatgcatgcttgctttGATCAGGAACTACAAGTAACGATCGAAAAgctctaattattaattagtaagGCCACTGCCCGGCATAGTTGCCCGGGGGGTCATAGTTGCCAGTGATGAAGGTGCCGCCATTGTTGCATCTGACTTTACCACAGCCCAAGCGCAAAGAATCGCTCCAAACCACCTGAGTATAGTGGCCGCACTGGCGGCCGGCAGCACATGAGTTAGAGCTGTAGTTGTAGTCGGCCTTCTCTGCTACCCAAAGGTTAACGGCAGCCGTTCCCGAGAGGTCACCCCTACTCCATGCAATATTCTCACCGTAAGGGCCACCCGAGTGCTCTAGTCTGCAATCACCCTTCAGTTGATTAGCATAATTCTGTGCGTATGCCGCTACGGTAGCATCCCAAGTAATAGGTCCGACTCCAACCTGTGATCGAGCTGCGTTGTGGGCGTTGACGTAGTCCTGTGATGATGAATCAATCTGGGGACAGGAGAGATGGATGATGGTATAATCCAGGACACAGACAATTGCTAATGAAATGTTACCCATTGCAGTATTGCCCCCCGGCCACCTTGGAAAGAAGGGAGAAATTGACTTGCGGTTGCCTTTGGTTGACTTAAAAAGTAATTCAAAACAGGGTTAGTTTAGACTACTTGCGTACTTCCATACTTATTTGCTGCAAAAGGGCTAATGTTCCATACTTCCATACTAAACCTGCCCTTAAAAAAAGGTAATGGGCGTGGTCATGGATCCTGGATGCACAATGGGGGCTGGCCCAAGGAGATGCTTGAACTTTTCTACAAGAATCACATGATCTCCCAATGTAAGGCTTAAGTGGGCCCAGAAATAAATGCCCAAAGTGCTGCAATGTGTTTATTCGGCCCATTTGGGTTTATTCGGCCTTTTTGGtatcaaattaatgaatatttCATGGATGAGAATCTCCTAAAACTTGTGTCCCAATTCTCCGCGAGATAAGGCTTGGGAGTGGGGCGAATTCTACCTGCTTTGACTGGTGGCAGCTAGGGTCATCTCCCCAAGAGGCGAACATATGAAATAAATCAACTTGATTCAAATACAACGactaatttcattaatattgtaaaataacaACGCTAGTTGGGAGGAGGGAGATCAGATCAATCATGGTACTATCATATTCATTGTCAAcggaatgaaaaggaaaaattcaATTGCTACTAAATATAATaggaaaaatgatcatttttttccATAAGCAACAGCTATTAATTAGTACGGCCGCTGCCCGACATAGTTGCCGGGTGGATCATAATTGCAAGTGATGAAGGTACCACCGTCGTTGCATCTGACTTTACCACAGCCCAAGCGCAAAGAATCGCTCCAAACCACCTGAGTATAGTGGCCGCACTGGCGGCCGGCAGCACATGAGTTAGTGTTGTAGTTGTAGTCGGCCTTCTCTGCTACCCAAAGGTTAACGGCAGCCGTTCCCGAGAGGTCACCACTGCTCCATGCAATATTCTCACCGTAAGGGCCACCCGAGTGCACTAGTCTGCAATCACCCTTACGTTGATTAGCAAAGTTCTGTGCGTATGCCGCTACGGTAGCATTCCAAGTAATAGGTCCGATTCCCACCTCTGATCGAGCTGCGTTGTGAGCGTTGACGTAGTCCTGTGGTGATGAACCAATTTGGGGACAGGAGAGATGGATAATGGTATAATCCAGGACACAGACAATTGCTAATGAAATGTTACCCATTGCAATATTGCCCCCCGGCCACCTTGGAAAGAAATGTTGGGTAAATCAACGCAGCGAAATGAATAAAAGCGAAAATAAAATAGCACACTCACATACAATTACACTAAGAATTTAAAGTAATTTGACAATTGTCTACATCTATATAAAAGaacttcactaataaatagtataacataataaaatattatagcgAAGGTCACACTTCATTCAactcaactttatttttttctcttaagttCTCCCGACTCTCTCTCTTCACTTCGTCTTTGGTGTATTTGAAACCTCAATTTATAGGTAAATATATTGTCTCCTCACATGTATGAATGCATTCAATTTGAAACTAAATACAGTTACCTGCTAGCAACTATTGTGGACTAGACATGGACATCAACAAGAAAGGAGAAATTGACATGCGGTTGCCTACGGATGACTCAGAACTTCCATATTTATTTGCTGCAAAAGGGTCAATGTTCCGCAGCGAGTGCAGCAATGAATGATTGATATTTTTCTTGCACGTTCTAGATTCTCATCGTTCGCCGTGTCGTGTAGGTTACGAGTCACGACTTCATTCCAATCAGACTCGATCGTGGTAGGGACTTGCATGCATAAGTCTTTATTCCGTACGTCGGCTGACCCAATTAATTAACCTCCTCGATCTTCCGGGATTACTGAAGTCTAACCTACTATACAAAGAAAAagctaggtatatatatatatatatactaggtcaaagtgacgtgcaaagcacgtttatCTAGTTAgattaaacaattattttataaaaataatatatttttttataaaatttgtaaaaatagttgatggCATATATAGTTTAGAAGACattgtttcaacttttatacaagtaatttaattaatagaatattactaaggaattttaacaaacaaattaactactCCAATCAGTACTTTAACAAGATGATTGAGTTTGCATCATCAAGATGATGGAATT includes these proteins:
- the LOC109014781 gene encoding pathogenesis-related protein 1-like — translated: MGNISLAIVCVLDYTIIHLSCPQIDSSSQDYVNAHNAARSQVGVGPITWDATVAAYAQNYANQLKGDCRLEHSGGPYGENIAWSRGDLSGTAAVNLWVAEKADYNYSSNSCAAGRQCGHYTQVVWSDSLRLGCGKVRCNNGGTFITGNYDPPGNYAGQWPY
- the LOC109014782 gene encoding pathogenesis-related protein 1-like, which encodes MGNISLAIVCVLDYTIIHLSCPQIGSSPQDYVNAHNAARSEVGIGPITWNATVAAYAQNFANQRKGDCRLVHSGGPYGENIAWSSGDLSGTAAVNLWVAEKADYNYNTNSCAAGRQCGHYTQVVWSDSLRLGCGKVRCNDGGTFITCNYDPPGNYVGQRPY